Part of the Mycolicibacterium mengxianglii genome is shown below.
GCATCCGGAGGCGGAATCCATGCACCCGTGCGCGGCGCCGGTTGTTCGGCTGGAACGTCCGCTTGCCCTTGGCCACGGCTGTCTCTCCTTGTGCGTCTGGCCATCCCGACATCACCCGCAACTGCGGGTGAGCACGATGGCCGTTGGTAAGCTCATACGTCTTGCTCGTAACCGGCGCGGATCACTCG
Proteins encoded:
- the rpmH gene encoding 50S ribosomal protein L34 — translated: MAKGKRTFQPNNRRRARVHGFRLRMRTRAGRAIVTGRRRKGRRSLTA